One genomic region from Amycolatopsis sp. FBCC-B4732 encodes:
- a CDS encoding cytochrome P450: protein MTEVAEPTTKDEVFPLERTCPFAPPAAYGKLRAAGPVQRVELQSGQEAWAITRLEDVRQMLTDPRFSSDRFNPGFPFLTKQGRPVRRSNFTASLINMDPPEHGPARREVVGEFTVRRMKALEPRIQQIVDEHIDAILAGPKPADLVTALSLPVPSLVICELLGVPYGDHEFFQVRSSTLLNRDVDQEVRVQAVDELQEYLDQLVSKKEADPTDDLLGRQILKQREEHGDADHDSLVSLAFLLLIAGHETTANMISLGTVALLENPDQLEIIKNDSGKTLDAVEELLRYFTIAEFATSRVATEDVEIGGQLIRAGEGVLGLSYSGNRDEAAFENADELDLERGARHHVAFGFGPHQCLGQNLARMELQIVFDTLFRRLPELKLAAPVDQLPFKHDSSIFGLYCLPVTW from the coding sequence ATGACCGAAGTCGCCGAACCCACCACGAAGGACGAAGTCTTCCCGCTGGAACGCACCTGCCCGTTCGCGCCGCCGGCGGCCTACGGGAAGCTGCGCGCGGCGGGCCCGGTCCAGCGCGTCGAGCTGCAGTCCGGCCAGGAGGCCTGGGCCATCACCCGGCTCGAGGACGTCCGGCAGATGCTCACCGACCCGCGGTTCAGCTCCGACCGGTTCAACCCCGGCTTCCCGTTCCTGACCAAGCAGGGGCGGCCGGTCCGCCGGAGCAACTTCACCGCGTCGCTGATCAACATGGACCCGCCCGAGCACGGGCCGGCCCGCCGCGAGGTCGTGGGCGAATTCACCGTCCGCCGGATGAAGGCGCTCGAGCCGCGCATCCAGCAGATCGTCGACGAGCACATCGACGCGATCCTGGCCGGCCCGAAGCCCGCCGACCTCGTCACCGCGCTCTCGCTGCCGGTGCCGTCGCTGGTCATCTGCGAGCTGCTCGGCGTGCCCTACGGCGACCACGAGTTCTTCCAGGTCCGCAGCTCGACGCTGCTCAACCGGGACGTCGACCAGGAGGTCCGGGTCCAGGCCGTCGACGAGCTGCAGGAGTACCTCGACCAGCTCGTCAGCAAGAAGGAAGCCGACCCGACCGACGACCTGCTCGGCCGCCAGATCCTCAAGCAGCGCGAGGAGCACGGCGACGCCGACCACGACTCGCTGGTCTCGCTGGCGTTCCTGCTGCTCATCGCCGGGCACGAGACGACGGCGAACATGATCTCGCTGGGCACGGTCGCGCTGCTGGAGAACCCGGACCAGCTCGAGATCATCAAGAACGACTCCGGCAAGACGCTCGACGCCGTCGAGGAGCTGCTGCGGTACTTCACGATCGCGGAGTTCGCGACCTCGCGCGTCGCCACCGAGGACGTCGAGATCGGCGGGCAGCTGATCCGCGCCGGCGAAGGCGTGCTCGGCCTCAGCTACTCCGGCAACCGCGACGAAGCCGCGTTCGAGAACGCCGACGAACTCGACCTCGAGCGCGGCGCGCGCCACCACGTCGCCTTCGGCTTCGGCCCGCACCAGTGCCTCGGCCAGAACCTGGCCCGGATGGAGCTGCAGATCGTGTTCGACACGCTCTTCCGCCGCCTCCCGGAGCTGAAGCTGGCCGCGCCGGTCGACCAGCTGCCGTTCAAGCACGACTCGTCCATCTTCGGGCTCTACTGCCTGCCCGTGACCTGGTGA
- a CDS encoding cytochrome P450 → MTTVEEPVHEFPMTRTCPFAPPPAYEEIREEDAVSRVRLPDGGQAWVVTRLEDVRTVLNDRRFSADRQHPDFPQLVKGGFRRQGDERTMITMDAPEHGPARKAVLGEFTVRRMEALRPRIQQIVDERIDALLAGPKPGDLVEGLSLPVPSLVICEMLGVPYGDHDFFQEHTAKLIKRSTSPEDRRAAFDTIRGYMADLIATKEANPPDDLLGRQIVKLREDGTYRREQLAATGFLLLVAGHETTANMISLSTVAFLRNPGQLAVIKDDPGKTLDAVEEMLRYWTIVDAATARLCVEDVEVGGQLIRAGEGVLALGYSANRDPRAFENADELDIERGARHHVAFGFGPHQCLGQNLARMELQIVFDTLFRRIPSLALGADVDDLPFKDDANIYGLYRLPVTW, encoded by the coding sequence ATGACCACCGTCGAAGAGCCCGTCCACGAGTTTCCGATGACCCGCACGTGCCCGTTCGCGCCGCCGCCGGCGTACGAGGAGATCCGCGAGGAGGACGCCGTCTCGCGGGTCCGGCTGCCCGACGGCGGCCAGGCCTGGGTGGTCACCCGGCTCGAGGACGTCCGGACGGTGCTGAACGACCGGCGCTTCAGCGCCGACCGGCAGCACCCGGACTTCCCGCAGCTGGTCAAGGGCGGGTTCCGGCGCCAAGGCGACGAGCGCACCATGATCACCATGGACGCGCCGGAGCACGGGCCGGCCCGCAAGGCCGTGCTGGGCGAGTTCACCGTCCGCCGGATGGAGGCGCTGCGGCCGCGGATCCAGCAGATCGTCGACGAGCGGATCGACGCGCTGCTGGCCGGGCCGAAGCCCGGTGACCTGGTGGAAGGGCTTTCGCTGCCCGTGCCGTCGCTGGTGATCTGCGAGATGCTCGGCGTCCCGTACGGCGACCACGACTTCTTCCAGGAACACACGGCGAAGCTGATCAAGCGCTCGACGTCGCCGGAGGACCGGCGGGCGGCGTTCGACACCATCCGCGGGTACATGGCCGACCTCATCGCGACGAAGGAGGCGAACCCGCCGGACGACCTGCTCGGCCGGCAGATCGTCAAGCTCCGCGAAGACGGCACGTACCGGCGGGAGCAGCTGGCCGCGACCGGGTTCCTGCTGCTGGTGGCCGGGCACGAGACGACGGCGAACATGATTTCGCTGTCCACCGTGGCGTTCCTGCGCAACCCCGGGCAGCTCGCGGTGATCAAGGACGACCCGGGCAAGACGCTCGACGCGGTCGAGGAGATGCTGCGCTACTGGACGATCGTGGACGCGGCCACCGCGCGCCTCTGCGTCGAGGACGTCGAGGTCGGCGGTCAGCTGATCCGGGCGGGCGAGGGCGTGCTGGCGCTGGGCTACTCGGCCAACCGCGACCCGCGCGCGTTCGAGAACGCCGACGAGCTGGACATCGAGCGCGGCGCGCGCCACCACGTCGCCTTCGGCTTCGGGCCGCACCAGTGCCTCGGCCAGAACCTGGCCCGGATGGAACTGCAGATCGTGTTCGACACGCTCTTCCGCCGGATCCCGTCGCTGGCGCTGGGCGCGGACGTCGACGATCTGCCGTTCAAGGACGACGCGAACATCTACGGCCTGTACCGGCTGCCGGTGACCTGGTAG
- a CDS encoding ferredoxin — protein MKIIADTGKCVGAGQCVLTEPELFDQSEDDGTVIVLNETPEGELVEKAREAVHVCPSQALSLQE, from the coding sequence ATGAAGATCATCGCGGACACCGGCAAGTGCGTCGGCGCCGGTCAGTGCGTGCTCACCGAGCCCGAGCTGTTCGACCAGAGCGAGGACGACGGCACGGTCATCGTGCTGAACGAGACGCCCGAGGGCGAACTGGTCGAGAAGGCCCGCGAAGCGGTGCACGTCTGCCCCAGCCAGGCCCTCTCGCTGCAGGAGTGA
- a CDS encoding carbohydrate ABC transporter permease has protein sequence MTTLARGKAGPRSLTVVTWIIAILFVFPLLWMILTAFKQESDAYTDPPKLFFSPTFDQIANVLKGGFLPYVSNSAFVTVLSTVLVLLLGIPAAYALSLAPVKKTSNALGFFLSTKMLPIVAAIIPLYIISQNTELLDTVWALVILYTSMNLPLAIWMMRSFFLEVPHEMIEAGRIDGANLPTLLRKIIMPVVAPGIAATALICVIFSWTEFFCAVNLTAARAGTVPVFLVGFITSEGLYWAQLSAAALLASLPVMIVGWIAQNHLVRGLSMGAVK, from the coding sequence GTGACCACGCTCGCCCGCGGCAAGGCCGGCCCCCGTTCGCTCACCGTCGTCACGTGGATCATCGCGATCCTGTTCGTCTTCCCGCTGCTGTGGATGATCCTCACGGCGTTCAAGCAGGAGTCCGACGCCTACACCGATCCGCCGAAGCTGTTCTTCAGCCCGACGTTCGACCAGATCGCCAACGTGCTGAAGGGCGGGTTCCTGCCCTACGTGTCGAACTCCGCGTTCGTCACCGTGCTTTCGACGGTGCTGGTGCTCCTCCTGGGCATCCCGGCGGCGTACGCGTTGTCGCTGGCGCCGGTGAAGAAGACGTCGAACGCGCTCGGCTTCTTCCTCTCGACGAAGATGCTGCCGATCGTGGCGGCGATCATCCCGCTGTACATCATTTCCCAGAACACCGAGCTGCTGGACACGGTGTGGGCGCTGGTCATCCTGTACACGTCGATGAACCTGCCGCTGGCCATCTGGATGATGCGGTCGTTCTTCCTGGAAGTGCCGCACGAGATGATCGAGGCCGGGCGGATCGACGGCGCGAACCTGCCGACGTTGCTGCGAAAGATCATCATGCCGGTGGTCGCGCCCGGGATCGCGGCGACCGCGCTGATCTGCGTCATCTTCTCCTGGACTGAATTTTTCTGCGCGGTCAACCTGACAGCGGCGCGGGCCGGCACGGTGCCGGTGTTCCTCGTCGGGTTCATCACCAGTGAGGGCCTGTACTGGGCCCAGCTTTCCGCCGCGGCGCTGCTGGCCTCGCTGCCGGTGATGATCGTCGGCTGGATCGCGCAGAACCACCTCGTCCGCGGGCTTTCGATGGGAGCGGTGAAGTAG
- a CDS encoding carbohydrate ABC transporter permease produces the protein MSTLSVDTPQPRTHAKAAEKKGLSTAAKRRLPLLPALVFVIAVTQLPFLLTVFYSFQSWNLVRPGSRHFVGLDNYIDVFSDTTFLVALLNTVVLTVVCVLVALLLGLGLAILLDRKFFGRGVVRTLLITPFLILPAAGALLWKTTMFDPTYGLLHFVFGTDVDWLSEFPLAAVMAQIVWQWTPFMMLLILAGLQSQSKEVLEAASVDGASRWRTFVSITLPHLSRFLQLATLLGAIYIVNSFDAIFLMTQGGPGTASTNLPYYIYQRAFEGFDVGQSSAMGVVVVILTMIVATFALRLMFRTFSVDGGIK, from the coding sequence ATGTCCACGCTTTCGGTCGACACGCCCCAACCCCGGACGCACGCGAAGGCCGCGGAGAAGAAGGGCCTGAGCACCGCGGCCAAGCGGCGGCTGCCGCTGCTGCCCGCGCTGGTCTTCGTCATCGCGGTGACGCAGCTTCCGTTCCTGCTCACCGTGTTCTACTCGTTCCAGTCGTGGAACCTGGTCCGCCCGGGTTCGCGGCACTTCGTCGGTCTCGACAACTACATCGACGTCTTCAGCGACACGACGTTCCTGGTCGCGCTGCTCAACACGGTGGTGCTGACGGTGGTGTGCGTGCTGGTCGCGCTGCTGCTGGGCCTCGGCCTGGCGATCCTGCTCGACCGGAAGTTCTTCGGCCGCGGCGTGGTCCGGACGTTGCTGATCACGCCGTTCCTGATCCTGCCCGCGGCCGGCGCGCTGCTGTGGAAGACGACGATGTTCGACCCGACCTACGGGTTGCTGCACTTCGTCTTCGGCACCGACGTCGACTGGCTTTCGGAGTTCCCGCTGGCGGCGGTGATGGCGCAGATCGTCTGGCAGTGGACGCCGTTCATGATGCTGCTCATCCTCGCGGGCCTGCAGAGCCAGTCCAAAGAGGTGTTGGAAGCGGCCTCCGTGGACGGTGCCAGCCGGTGGCGGACGTTCGTGTCCATCACGCTGCCGCACCTGTCCCGGTTCCTGCAGCTGGCGACGCTGTTGGGCGCGATCTACATCGTGAACAGCTTCGACGCGATCTTCCTGATGACGCAGGGCGGTCCGGGTACCGCGAGCACGAACCTGCCGTACTACATCTACCAGCGCGCGTTCGAAGGCTTCGACGTCGGCCAGTCGTCGGCGATGGGCGTGGTCGTGGTGATCCTGACGATGATCGTCGCGACTTTCGCGCTGCGCTTGATGTTCCGCACGTTCTCGGTGGACGGAGGCATCAAGTGA
- a CDS encoding sugar ABC transporter substrate-binding protein, with protein MAVRKLLTLLAATTLAATGCAGAGSVGTGGATLVIAIVSNPQMKDAISLAPEFEKATGINLKFVSLPENQARAKITASTATEGGEFDVVMISNYEAPQWAANGWLENLEPHMAATQGYDEGDFIPSIKQSLSYENQMYAVPFYGESSFLAYRKDLFEKAGLTMPAKPTWQQVADFAAKLDDKADGVAGICLRGKPGWGESLAPFSTVANTFGAQYFDKDWNAKLTSPEFTEAANFYVGLIRDHGEVGASSAGFSECGTRYTQGQAAMWYDATVMAGTNEDPSSSKIVGKSGYAPAPVVKTQASGWLYTWALGIPKVAKDKDAAWKFMAWMTDKAYVRKVGATYGWNRVPPGVRQSTYDIPDYAKAAAAYAKPTLDGIADANQQKAMANPVPYPGIQFVGIPEFQDLGTRVSQQLSAAIAGRESVDDALKQSQDYARTVGDSYKAVQ; from the coding sequence GTGGCCGTGCGTAAGCTGCTCACCCTCCTCGCCGCGACGACGCTGGCGGCCACGGGGTGCGCGGGTGCCGGCTCGGTCGGCACCGGCGGCGCCACGCTCGTCATCGCGATCGTGTCGAACCCGCAGATGAAGGACGCGATCTCGCTCGCGCCGGAGTTCGAGAAGGCGACGGGCATCAACCTCAAGTTCGTTTCGCTGCCGGAAAACCAGGCCCGCGCCAAGATCACCGCGTCGACGGCCACCGAGGGCGGCGAGTTCGACGTCGTCATGATCAGCAACTACGAGGCCCCGCAGTGGGCGGCCAACGGCTGGCTCGAGAACCTCGAACCGCACATGGCGGCCACCCAGGGCTACGACGAAGGCGACTTCATCCCCAGCATCAAGCAGTCGCTGTCGTATGAGAACCAGATGTACGCCGTGCCGTTCTACGGCGAGTCGTCGTTCTTGGCCTACCGCAAGGACCTCTTCGAGAAGGCCGGGCTGACCATGCCGGCCAAACCGACGTGGCAGCAGGTCGCCGACTTCGCCGCGAAGCTCGACGACAAGGCCGACGGCGTCGCCGGCATCTGCCTGCGCGGCAAGCCCGGCTGGGGCGAGAGCCTCGCGCCGTTCAGCACGGTGGCCAACACCTTCGGCGCCCAGTACTTCGACAAGGACTGGAACGCCAAGCTGACGTCGCCGGAGTTCACGGAAGCCGCGAACTTCTACGTCGGCCTGATCCGCGACCACGGTGAGGTCGGCGCCTCCAGCGCCGGGTTCTCCGAGTGCGGCACGCGGTACACGCAGGGCCAGGCCGCGATGTGGTACGACGCCACGGTCATGGCGGGCACGAACGAAGACCCGTCGAGCAGCAAGATCGTCGGCAAGTCCGGGTACGCGCCGGCGCCGGTGGTCAAGACCCAGGCCAGCGGCTGGCTCTACACCTGGGCGCTCGGCATTCCGAAGGTCGCGAAGGACAAGGACGCGGCCTGGAAGTTCATGGCCTGGATGACCGACAAGGCGTACGTGCGGAAGGTCGGGGCGACCTACGGCTGGAACCGCGTCCCGCCGGGTGTGCGTCAGTCCACTTACGACATCCCGGACTACGCCAAGGCGGCCGCGGCGTACGCGAAGCCCACATTGGACGGGATCGCGGACGCGAACCAGCAGAAGGCCATGGCGAACCCGGTGCCCTACCCCGGCATCCAGTTCGTCGGCATCCCCGAGTTCCAGGACCTGGGCACCCGGGTGAGCCAGCAGCTGTCGGCGGCGATCGCCGGGCGCGAGTCGGTCGACGACGCGCTGAAGCAGTCCCAGGACTACGCCCGGACCGTGGGCGACTCCTACAAGGCGGTGCAGTGA
- a CDS encoding zinc-dependent alcohol dehydrogenase family protein yields the protein MRAAIIDRPGEIRIGEVPDPKPREREVVVKVGACGICGTDLHIADGHFPPTPYPIVPGHEFAGEIVELGSDVPGGWQVGDRVAVDPSLFCGYCGPCRSGHGNLCANWNATGDTVDGAFAEYVAVPSANCYRMPDAMTWEQGALVEPVSCAVHGVRRVGVEAGERFLVVGAGTMGLIMQQLLQRAGAHVTVVDRNAERLPRASRLGAVATAADVGELNDEKFDVAVDCTGAAPAIEAAFDATRRGGRLLVFGVAPAEARVALSPFRIYNDEITIVGSMAVLDSYGAALDLVADGAIDTGELLTDRLPLEQYPDALAKMRSGAGLKVQVLPGGGRA from the coding sequence ATGCGTGCCGCCATCATCGACCGGCCCGGCGAGATCAGGATCGGTGAGGTGCCCGATCCGAAGCCGCGGGAACGCGAGGTGGTCGTCAAGGTCGGGGCCTGCGGGATCTGCGGGACCGACCTGCACATCGCGGACGGGCACTTTCCGCCCACCCCGTACCCGATCGTCCCCGGCCACGAGTTCGCCGGGGAGATCGTCGAACTCGGCTCGGACGTGCCGGGCGGGTGGCAGGTCGGCGACCGCGTGGCCGTCGACCCCTCGCTGTTCTGCGGCTACTGCGGCCCGTGCCGCTCCGGCCACGGCAACCTCTGCGCCAACTGGAACGCCACCGGCGACACCGTCGACGGCGCCTTCGCCGAGTACGTCGCCGTCCCGTCGGCGAACTGCTACCGCATGCCCGACGCGATGACCTGGGAACAGGGCGCGCTGGTCGAACCCGTTTCCTGCGCGGTGCACGGCGTGCGCCGGGTCGGGGTCGAAGCCGGAGAGCGCTTCCTCGTCGTCGGGGCCGGCACGATGGGCCTGATCATGCAGCAGCTGCTGCAGCGGGCCGGCGCGCACGTCACGGTGGTCGACCGCAACGCCGAGCGGCTGCCGCGCGCGTCCCGGCTCGGCGCCGTCGCCACCGCGGCCGATGTCGGCGAGCTGAACGACGAGAAGTTCGACGTCGCCGTCGACTGCACCGGCGCCGCGCCCGCCATCGAAGCGGCGTTCGACGCCACCCGCCGCGGTGGCCGGCTGCTCGTCTTCGGTGTCGCACCGGCCGAAGCCCGCGTCGCGCTCTCGCCGTTCCGCATCTACAACGACGAGATCACCATCGTCGGCTCGATGGCCGTGCTCGACAGCTACGGCGCCGCGCTCGACCTCGTCGCGGACGGCGCGATCGACACCGGAGAGCTGCTCACCGACCGGCTGCCGCTCGAGCAGTACCCGGACGCGCTGGCCAAGATGCGCAGCGGCGCGGGCCTCAAGGTCCAGGTCCTCCCCGGAGGTGGCCGTGCGTAA
- a CDS encoding sugar-binding transcriptional regulator codes for MSTSNKPVALTEAMLLATVARRFYVQGRSKLEIADEFGVSRFKVARMLDTARESGLVRVEFSLPAPVDLALSDEVRSAYGLQRALVLERSTEREPREVVRAKIGALAARLLEEIATPSDVIGLSWARSVNAMTEAIRKLPRCPVVQLCGVQAGVDMRGRSVETVSRVTSVSGGDAYPIFGPLVLPDRRTTETLRRQPGIAETFGQFRNLTKAVVSIGAWQPGESTVYDALDEAERAAIAARGATAEVAARLFDAAGNALSTGLAHHVLAISHEELMAVPEVIALGYSKPKAAAVDAVLRSGMASTLITDAAAAVPLLALAAKNPVVSVQGG; via the coding sequence ATGAGCACGTCCAACAAACCGGTGGCCTTGACCGAAGCCATGCTGCTGGCGACCGTCGCCCGGCGCTTCTACGTGCAGGGACGCTCCAAGCTGGAGATCGCCGACGAGTTCGGCGTCAGCCGGTTCAAGGTCGCGCGGATGCTCGACACCGCCAGGGAGTCCGGGCTCGTTCGAGTGGAGTTCTCGCTGCCCGCGCCGGTCGACCTCGCCCTGTCCGACGAGGTGCGCTCGGCGTACGGCCTGCAGCGAGCCCTCGTATTGGAGCGCTCAACCGAGCGAGAACCGCGAGAGGTCGTCCGCGCGAAGATCGGGGCGCTGGCCGCCCGGCTGCTGGAGGAGATCGCCACTCCGTCCGACGTCATCGGGTTGTCGTGGGCGCGCTCGGTCAACGCGATGACCGAAGCGATCCGGAAGCTGCCGCGCTGCCCGGTCGTCCAGCTGTGCGGGGTGCAGGCGGGGGTGGACATGCGCGGCCGCTCGGTGGAGACGGTCAGCCGCGTGACGAGCGTGTCCGGCGGCGACGCCTACCCGATCTTCGGCCCGCTGGTGCTGCCCGACCGGCGCACGACGGAGACGTTGCGGCGCCAGCCCGGGATCGCGGAAACGTTCGGGCAGTTCCGGAACCTCACCAAAGCCGTGGTCAGCATCGGGGCGTGGCAGCCCGGCGAGTCGACGGTGTACGACGCGCTGGACGAGGCCGAGCGCGCGGCGATCGCGGCCCGCGGGGCGACGGCGGAGGTGGCCGCGCGGCTGTTCGACGCGGCCGGGAACGCGTTGTCGACCGGGCTGGCGCACCACGTGCTGGCGATCAGCCACGAGGAGCTGATGGCGGTGCCGGAGGTGATCGCGCTGGGCTACAGCAAGCCGAAAGCGGCGGCGGTGGACGCGGTGCTGCGGTCCGGGATGGCGTCGACGCTGATCACCGACGCGGCCGCCGCGGTCCCCCTGCTGGCGCTCGCGGCCAAGAACCCGGTCGTGAGTGTTCAGGGCGGTTAG
- a CDS encoding helix-turn-helix domain-containing protein: protein MDFLADCRTRLAFDLVANTWNPVVLWALRHGPRRHVDLRREIGGISAKVLTEAVRRLETDGLVERREGAYALTSLGSSFLAPIEGFGRWAAEHGDAVVAAQNRARSA from the coding sequence ATGGACTTCCTCGCCGACTGCCGGACGCGGCTCGCGTTCGACCTGGTCGCCAACACCTGGAACCCGGTGGTGCTGTGGGCGCTGCGCCACGGCCCGCGCCGGCACGTCGACCTGCGGCGCGAGATCGGCGGGATCAGCGCCAAGGTGCTCACCGAAGCCGTGCGGCGCCTGGAGACCGACGGGCTCGTCGAGCGCCGCGAAGGTGCGTACGCGCTTACGTCGCTGGGCTCGAGCTTCCTGGCGCCGATCGAGGGCTTCGGGCGGTGGGCCGCCGAGCACGGCGACGCCGTCGTCGCCGCTCAAAACCGAGCACGATCAGCGTGA
- a CDS encoding NADPH-dependent F420 reductase, translated as MRIGIFGTGGMADALGTQWARAGHELRVSGRSGPAALAARLGASPGSWRETAEFADVLLLAVPSSAVGEVVAAAGPLAGKVLVDCTNDPALTGAPVAARIATDAHVVKAFNLAHVDVWRMTPPVFGGRPLSVPLCGDDPAALEAVSTLVRDVGAKPVVAGGLDRAALLEATAAFAIGLWFAGEDAQAILTPVA; from the coding sequence ATGCGGATCGGGATCTTCGGCACTGGCGGGATGGCGGACGCGCTCGGCACGCAGTGGGCGAGGGCCGGCCACGAGCTTCGGGTGAGCGGCCGGTCCGGCCCCGCCGCGTTGGCGGCGCGACTCGGCGCTTCCCCCGGTTCTTGGCGCGAGACGGCGGAGTTCGCCGACGTGCTGCTCTTGGCGGTGCCGTCGTCCGCGGTCGGCGAGGTCGTCGCGGCGGCGGGTCCCCTGGCCGGGAAGGTGCTGGTGGACTGCACCAACGACCCGGCACTGACCGGGGCACCGGTGGCGGCGCGGATCGCCACGGACGCCCACGTGGTGAAGGCGTTCAACCTCGCCCACGTCGACGTCTGGCGGATGACACCCCCGGTGTTCGGCGGCCGCCCGCTGTCGGTTCCGTTGTGCGGCGACGACCCGGCTGCGCTGGAAGCGGTGAGCACGCTGGTGCGGGACGTCGGCGCGAAGCCGGTGGTCGCGGGTGGTCTGGACCGCGCGGCCCTGCTGGAGGCCACGGCGGCGTTCGCCATCGGGCTGTGGTTCGCGGGCGAAGACGCCCAGGCGATCCTGACCCCGGTGGCGTAG
- a CDS encoding C45 family peptidase produces the protein MVATVREHRIGDVRWTIVRGPREAAFRELGAYAADDIRTVLAGLPSWPVAARARRSPVRFRAIEAASQVEHPDAYAELTALAAGAGVPFDDLLLANLRGDLGAGDGTGCTDLAWAGSPSLLGHNEDGAPVFDGIGRLLTLLLDGEPGVCVWWYPGFLPSNTFTLTTHGLVWGIDSVSVVTPSPCAGRHFVARTAQRATSVPEAVSLLRSHASAGGFAYTMGRLGAPAVTVVEKAGHDTAVSTVISGLSWHTNHFRQLPHLDVAGEESLDRAEVCAHLAPTSSDAKWLVSTLTNDVHRTATGGDELLTLSTVVTDLGSGEVTLVPRGGEPLQARAPDLAAGNVDAVG, from the coding sequence ATGGTGGCGACAGTGCGGGAGCACCGGATCGGCGACGTGCGCTGGACGATCGTCCGGGGGCCCCGGGAAGCCGCTTTCCGCGAGCTGGGGGCGTACGCCGCCGACGACATCCGGACCGTCCTCGCGGGACTGCCGTCGTGGCCGGTCGCCGCGCGGGCCCGCCGGTCGCCGGTGCGGTTCCGGGCGATCGAAGCGGCGTCGCAGGTCGAGCACCCGGACGCGTACGCCGAGCTGACGGCGCTGGCCGCGGGCGCGGGCGTCCCGTTCGACGACCTGCTGCTGGCCAACCTGCGCGGCGACCTCGGCGCGGGCGACGGCACCGGCTGCACGGACCTCGCGTGGGCGGGTTCGCCGTCGCTGCTCGGTCACAACGAGGACGGCGCCCCGGTGTTCGACGGCATCGGCCGCCTGCTGACGCTGCTGCTCGACGGCGAGCCCGGCGTGTGCGTCTGGTGGTACCCGGGTTTCCTGCCGTCGAACACGTTCACGCTGACGACGCACGGGCTGGTGTGGGGCATCGACAGCGTGAGCGTGGTGACGCCGTCGCCGTGCGCCGGCCGCCACTTCGTGGCCCGCACGGCCCAGCGCGCGACTTCGGTGCCGGAAGCGGTGTCCCTGCTGCGTTCCCACGCTTCGGCGGGCGGCTTCGCGTACACGATGGGCCGGCTGGGCGCGCCGGCGGTGACGGTGGTGGAGAAGGCGGGCCACGACACCGCGGTGTCCACTGTGATCAGTGGGCTTTCCTGGCACACCAACCACTTCCGCCAGCTACCGCACCTGGACGTCGCGGGGGAGGAGAGCCTCGACCGCGCGGAGGTGTGCGCGCACCTGGCCCCGACGTCCTCGGACGCGAAGTGGCTGGTCTCGACGTTGACGAACGACGTCCACCGCACCGCGACCGGCGGCGACGAGCTGCTGACGTTGAGCACGGTGGTGACGGACCTCGGTTCGGGCGAGGTGACGCTGGTACCCCGCGGCGGGGAGCCGCTGCAGGCGCGGGCACCGGACCTGGCCGCGGGGAACGTCGACGCCGTGGGCTGA